In Deltaproteobacteria bacterium, one genomic interval encodes:
- the nuoK gene encoding NADH-quinone oxidoreductase subunit NuoK, which translates to MLYEYLALSGILFTIGVVGVLIRRNIIVIFMCIELMLNAVNLSILAFSKQLASAGNLDAAMNGHALIIMVMTVAAAEAAVGLAIVISIYRRRETVDVEQINILKW; encoded by the coding sequence ATGCTTTACGAATACCTGGCGCTTTCCGGCATCCTGTTCACCATCGGCGTGGTGGGTGTGCTCATCCGGCGCAACATCATCGTGATTTTCATGTGCATTGAGCTCATGCTGAATGCCGTGAATCTTTCGATCCTGGCCTTTTCCAAACAGCTGGCGTCCGCCGGGAACCTTGATGCCGCCATGAACGGGCATGCACTCATCATAATGGTGATGACCGTTGCCGCAGCCGAAGCGGCGGTGGGGCTCGCCATAGTGATTTCCATCTATCGCCGCCGTGAAACGGTGGACGTTGAGCAGATCAACATACTCAAGTGGTGA
- a CDS encoding NADH-quinone oxidoreductase subunit J, which translates to MEQLLFYNFGGLAVICAILTILRKNPVTSALFLVACMFCLSALYVMLNAHFIAAAQVLVYAGAIMVLFLFVIMLLDLRKSENPAPSIALAQKAVGVFLALDCLVLIGLQVALYAAPKVGDLPKNYGTTELVARTLFTTYILPFELAGVLLLVAVVGAVVVAKREL; encoded by the coding sequence ATGGAACAGCTCTTGTTTTATAATTTCGGAGGCTTGGCGGTTATTTGCGCGATCCTCACCATACTGCGCAAAAATCCGGTCACCAGCGCCCTGTTCCTGGTGGCCTGCATGTTCTGCCTCTCGGCCCTGTACGTGATGCTTAACGCGCATTTCATCGCAGCGGCCCAGGTTCTGGTTTACGCCGGCGCAATAATGGTTCTCTTCCTTTTCGTTATCATGCTTCTGGACCTTAGGAAAAGCGAGAACCCCGCGCCCAGCATCGCCCTGGCCCAGAAGGCGGTTGGAGTGTTTCTGGCCCTGGACTGCCTGGTGCTCATAGGCCTTCAGGTCGCCCTTTACGCCGCACCAAAGGTGGGGGACCTGCCGAAAAACTACGGCACCACCGAACTGGTTGCCAGGACCCTGTTTACCACATATATCCTGCCCTTTGAACTTGCCGGCGTGCTGCTCCTCGTGGCCGTGGTCGGTGCGGTGGTGGTCGCCAAGAGGGAGCTTTAG
- a CDS encoding NADH-quinone oxidoreductase subunit I yields MYFLEIARGMYTVMRHLVRNFSGYWLGVRGPVKSLAANYDVRTIDYPLERATLPPRYRARHRLVPREDGTPRCVACKCCESTCPAKCIRIVEGEHEDPAIEKRPVIFEIDELRCVFCGYCVEACPCDAIRMDSEIVELAEYDRASFVLGIDRLLMDIPQKPSVKGGLW; encoded by the coding sequence GTGTATTTTCTCGAAATTGCCCGGGGAATGTACACGGTCATGCGCCACCTGGTGCGCAATTTTTCCGGCTACTGGCTTGGTGTCAGGGGACCCGTGAAGTCCCTGGCGGCCAACTACGATGTCCGCACCATAGATTATCCCCTTGAGAGGGCGACCCTGCCCCCGCGTTACAGGGCAAGGCACCGCCTTGTCCCCCGCGAGGACGGAACCCCGCGCTGCGTTGCCTGCAAGTGCTGCGAGTCGACATGCCCGGCCAAATGCATCCGCATCGTGGAGGGTGAGCACGAGGATCCGGCCATCGAGAAAAGGCCGGTAATTTTCGAGATCGACGAATTAAGGTGCGTTTTCTGCGGATACTGCGTCGAGGCCTGCCCTTGCGACGCCATCCGCATGGACAGCGAAATAGTGGAGTTGGCCGAGTATGACCGGGCCAGCTTCGTTTTGGGCATTGACCGGCTTTTGATGGATATCCCCCAAAAGCCATCGGTGAAGGGCGGGCTCTGGTAA